One part of the Vicia villosa cultivar HV-30 ecotype Madison, WI linkage group LG6, Vvil1.0, whole genome shotgun sequence genome encodes these proteins:
- the LOC131613632 gene encoding disease resistance protein RUN1-like, which produces MCSLVLEVKIQGQVSQALSIMAYTKRVSMFSLMMRSLEEENKYLHLLSQPFEESRISIIVFSENYASSTWCLDELAMILECWKSKGQLVFPVFYYVDPSWIRHQRGSFGIAMAKHEVTFKGDAQRLNKWKKALFDAANLSGWSLKNGHGYEYELILRIIDEVCSKLNNTLLHIAEHPVGLETRISEVKSLLQFEKPIEEVSFFGIHGHGGIGKTTIARALYNSIANHFEVTSFLTDIRESSTQRQGLVQLQETLLYETVGKKNIKLGNVYKGIPIIKKRLCCQKVLLILDDVDKFEQLQALAGGRDWFGFGSVVIITTRDKQLLASHLVDKTYEVKKLNHEEAFELFTWNAFKRKASDKEYMEISNNVVLYAEGLPLALKVMGCNLFGKTVDEWKSALAKYEKIPNKEVQNVLRVTFDNLEENEKEIFLDIACFFKGETVEYVEKTLQACGFFPKFGISVLTDRSLVSIDEYNLLRMHD; this is translated from the exons ATGTGTTCCTTAGTTTTAGAGGTGAAGATACAAGGACAAGTTTCACAGGCTCTCTCTATCATGGCTTACACCAAAAGGGTATCAATGTTTTCGTTGATGATGAGAAGCTTAGAAGAGGAgaacaaatatctccatctcttaTCACAGCCATTTGAAGAATCTAGGATTTCAATCATTGTGTTTTCCGAAAACTATG cTTCCTCAACTTGGTGTCTTGATGAGCTTGCCATGATTCTTGAGTGTTGGAAATCAAAAGGACAGTTGGTTTTTCCGGTTTTCTACTATGTTGACCCTTCTTGGATTAGGCATCAAAGAGGAAGCTTTGGAATAGCAATGGCTAAACATGAAGTCACATTCAAGGGTGATGCTCAAAGGTTGAACAAGTGGAAAAAAGCTTTGTTTGATGCAGCCAATTTGTCAGGTTGGAGCTTAAAAAATGGCCATGG GTATGAATATGAGCTTATCCTAAGGATCATTGATGAGGTTTGTAGCAAATTAAATAACACCCTTTTGCATATTGCGGAGCATCCGGTTGGACTAGAAACTCGCATATCCGAAGTAAAATCACTTTTGCAATTTGAAAAGCCTATTGAAGAAGTTTCTTTCTTTGGAATTCATGGACATGGAGGAATAGGCAAAACAACAATTGCAAGAGCATTGTACAACTCAATTGCTAATCACTTTGAAGTCACTAGTTTTCTTACTGATATAAGAGAAAGTTCAACTCAAAGACAAGGCTTAGTTCAACTTCAAGAAACACTTCTTTATGAAACAGTTGGTAAAAAAAACATTAAGCTAGGAAATGTTTATAAAGGAATTCCAATTATAAAGAAGAGATTATGTTGCCAAAAAgtacttttgattcttgatgatgtTGATAAGTTTGAACAGCTTCAAGCATTAGCAGGAGGACGCGATTGGTTCGGTTTCGGAAGTGTAGTAATCATAACAACAAGAGATAAACAGTTGTTAGCTTCTCATCTAGTTGATAAAACATATGAGGTAAAGAAATTGAATCATGAAGAAGCTTTTGAACTCTTTACATGGAATGCATTCAAAAGAAAAGCAAGTGATAAGGAGTATATGGAGATTTCGAACAACGTTGTGCTTTATGCTGAAGGACTTCCATTGGCTTTGAAAGTGATGGGATGTAATTTGTTTGGTAAAACAGTTGATGAATGGAAATCTGCATTGGCGAAATACGAAAAGATTCCTAATAAAGAAGTTCAAAATGTACTTAGAGTCACTTTTGATAATTTAGAAGAGAATGAAAAGGAGATTTTCTTGGATATAGCTTGTTTCTTCAAGGGTGAGACTGTTGAATATGTCGAAAAGACACTTCAAGCTTGTGGCTTCTTTCCGAAATTCGGTATCAGTGTACTTACGGATCGATCTCTTGTGAGTATTGATGAATATAATCTATTGAGAATGCACGATTAG